Genomic DNA from Cucumis melo cultivar AY chromosome 10, USDA_Cmelo_AY_1.0, whole genome shotgun sequence:
tttaaattatttgatatacaatactatctattattggAATCCATTTTTCTATATCTATTCCCTTTAAATATCTCTAGAATTGTTCTCTTCACATCGACTTTATAGTCATTGATTATTGGTCCAATTTAATTAATAGAAAAATTCTTTATTTTTCCCCAAAGATATTTtactaataatatatatatatatatatataatttcctACTTCTCAAAGCTTTCTTCAACCTCTAGGTTTTTAATACTTTAGAAAAGTTAGGTTCTTTGGAGCTTCCATATATGGAATTTTAGGTTTTTAGAGCTTGAAGTTATATCTCGCTAATTTTCTAAACTTCGGATTTTTAATatttgagcttcaatctttAGTTATTTCAATTTAATATTAACTCAACTTTTAGTTGTCTCACCAACAAATTTGAGCTAGATTGGATTCGAACAACTTTAATTATTCAGATTGATTGATAAATCTTTTAGATATGCTATAGCAACCTAGAATTagtcaaatttttttttcaagtaaacaacatttttgttttttattattataatgtaACTATTTACTTTTTAAAAGTATATTATTCACCATCTAAGTCAATGTTTAATTCGTTTTTTAAGAAATCGTTAGTGTCCATGAATTTTCGtgagttcaaatattttataagaAACAATCAATAATAAATCATAACTTACTGAaaatataaagattaaaattaaataattaaagatatgttgtataaaacaatttcgaaaatgaaaaaatctCATAGACCCATattgaaaaataccaaaattatCTATCAACCAAATTTGGAGTCAAATTACGATTCATTCTTCaattagccaaatctaaatgatttatttttttaatttctatcatttaatttgattacatgatcgtttagatttgttttcaCGTTTCagtatttagatttggctacacgtttcaaaatttggtacacagtatttagatttagctacacgtttcaaaatttggtacaccgtatttagatttggctatacgtttcaaatttggtacacagtatttagatttgactgaacgaatttttttcaagattctgagatacaaaatcatttattttttcaacattctttagtacacaatcgttcAGACTTGACTAAACtattttttctaattcttttagtatacgatcgtttattctttgtacacgatcttTTCAACGACctaaaaagagaagaagaaaagaaagagagagtatggaaaaagaaaatttttctaactaaaattatatgaacaaaatctaaacaagctttgaaatataaaaatgaaagtGATACTTTAACCACAAACATAGTTATCAAACACACATCCTACTTGGCTTATacataaaacataaatatgCTATTGGAAAGAATCTTTATCTTTATTACATTCAATCAATCGTGCTTTTCATCTTATTTCTTTTGTTGGAAAAAAAAACACTTATCATCTTCATGAACTACGAAGGGACATGACGATGACGATAATGGCGGGTTAGAACATTTTTCTAAAACATAAGAATAGTAAGAACATATAACCCTAGTAATTAAGACATTAATTAACATCACAATCTCAAAAGTGAAGAATTCGTAATTATTTCGTAATAGCTAAATTAATCTCAACTAAAATTAAGTGCATTTTATTGAATCATACAAATAAAACCAAAATACCACCCAACATGTATTACATAATTAATATCCAAAATCCCTAATTCAAAGCTAAGAGAAGTCCTTACAAAAACAAGCCATAATTTGGAGACCTCGACGGCCGATCAGATTCAGGCGGCTAGTAATCGAGTGGAATTACACCAGCGGTCATAAGAGGGCTGAAGATTTGGCCATTCGGAGGCGGAAATTGCGTAATCCTGGAGCCAATTTGTTAAGATGAGTTCTTGATCTATGGGTGATAAGGTTCCAATAATGTGATTCACAGCTCTTTCGGTCTCGTCTTTCTCGAACCTCATTAGAGCTGGAAAGGTGAATCCGTTTCGAGCGTGGCATAGCAACGGCAGCCATAGTGATAGCATTCTGAATTTTACTTCCGGTCTTACCATCTTCTCCATTTCTTTGCTCGTTAGCTCTTTAAACAGCATCGCTGGTTTTTCATCATATAAATTTAAATCAGTATGGACAGCTCTCGATGAACATTTTATAAAGTTAATGtcttattattgttgttgttgttgttattaccTGAGATCTTGACGAAGCACCACTGGATTCTAGGGTTACAAGCAACGGAAGCGGAGGCCAAGCCGCCGGCAAAGCTCCATTGCACCATAGCCTCATCCGCCGCCCCATACTCCCCTAGCTTCTCCGCCATCCATACCAACTCCTGCCCCAGCTTCTCCGCCACTACCTCGCCACCGTACTCCCCCTCCACGATTCCCCTCTCCGATCTCCTACCGTTCAACGGCTCCGCCTTCGGGACGATTGCGCCCACGGCACTGACGGCCAGATCCAGAAATTTGAGGTACGGAGTGACGTAGGCTGAGAATGGGAGGGCGGCGATGATCCGTGACGGCCACGTACCGGCTCTGATTCGTTGTTCGGTTTGTCGGGTCCGATGGAGCGAGTCATAGAGAAATGAGGAGGTTCGAGCAAAGGCGGCGGAGAGGGCGGCTCGGTTTACTTGTAGAAGCTCGATTTGGCCGCTTCTGGCGTTTTCTTCCATGATCTTCTCTGCCATTGCCATTGTGAATTGGTACTTCTGGCAACTCGCCGGCATCTCGTTCAGGATCGCCAAGATCTGCACCGttcatttcaatttattttttaaaaggcACCAAAAGTGGActaaactgaaaaaaaaaaatgtcttcAAATATAGAACAAAATTTTATACAAAAGTATAAGCAAATAATGATAGAGATCTATAATTTGAAAACTTGTtatcttataaatatatttctatATTTTAGAGCTTTATTAAGTATAACTTGGTAAAATATTCTCGTTGgcaacttttttttaaatttcaaataaaccccaacaaaactaaaatatttttaatttattctaaTCTAATCTATGTAAGATTAAAACAAAACAGAACAAATTTTTAAGTTCAAATTTTGGAGCATATAGTCTTATTAGGACTTAACCAAAAGAGAAATACTTTGTAAAGGCTAAGCTTCAAATTGATATGGATATTAGTATTTAACTACTTCAAAAGTTAAAAGATTTAAATTAACATTCTCgttcatttatattttaatgtaatctcatgtttttagattttattttttctgtattttaaaataataagatTTATCATAGTCGATGGTCTACATGGATAAATTTTGATATTGTCTAAAAAACAATTTCTTATAATTTCCCAGAAGAAGAAGACACAGAATATTCCCAAACCACGTGGACCGAAGTTCTCGAAGGTGAATCCACGTCGCCGCAACCgcaaacaacaaaaaataaacaacTGACACGTCATCCCAGTGCCGCCTCGGACATGACACGTGGCGTAACGAGTAGCATTCAGGCCGCCGCATCGCCCACATTTTCATCCCATTCCGGTCGGATTATATCAAGAGAATTAAACTTGGTGGTCAAGCAAAACTTTGTGTTCAATTATTAATGGTCCATTTCAATCCCTTAATTAAATTGATCTCTATGgtaaatttttcttttggagTTTTCTTAAACACCCAATCTAAACTATTCTTTATAATCCCAAGAATTAATATTAAATCCTTTTGAAATATTATAGTgtgatatttttaaatttttttttttaatattttcccTACTAATTAACTAGAAGATCAAATCATATTGGTTCATTTaattacaacaaataaaaaaaaaaaatacatcaaagTGATATAGTTTGATTGAATCTTGTTACACGTCATTATCTTAAATTAAGATTAGATTATATGGGAGACATTTTGTGACATTTTACTAtagacaaaaagaagaaaaaaaaggaatcCAAAAATGAAGTGGCATGAAATAGAGacaagatgaaccgacattcaTTCAAAAGGAAACTTACTAAATAGGGAAAACTTGTAAAACcttagtttaaaaaaataaatgtgaaGAAATTTGGATCAGACCATTTAAAATTTGCTTAATTGTATTTTAGTATAaggaaattaataattaatgtttgatatatttaattgatacaaaaagtacaataataataatgaaaaggaagaaagaaaaagcttaCTTGAGAGAGAGCTCGGGTGAGAGGATTAACGGAGGAAGCAACAAAATCGATACTTTCAAAAGGAACCAAATCCAATTTAGAAAGAGGATCCAAAGCCGAAGAGCCCAACGCCGACATCGATG
This window encodes:
- the LOC103488768 gene encoding uncharacterized protein LOC103488768, whose product is MAANGLDLTYAYRSRKPISSTPSLLNSFFMSTVNVAANSLVSVASNAKNELSGRKWRPADHFRFMLMLTSWFTVWVLRIVMDWFPVALAPSRRLLTHFCGGGGGGGCTSSAPLLLTAPPSSESSLSLSSSMSALGSSALDPLSKLDLVPFESIDFVASSVNPLTRALSQILAILNEMPASCQKYQFTMAMAEKIMEENARSGQIELLQVNRAALSAAFARTSSFLYDSLHRTRQTEQRIRAGTWPSRIIAALPFSAYVTPYLKFLDLAVSAVGAIVPKAEPLNGRRSERGIVEGEYGGEVVAEKLGQELVWMAEKLGEYGAADEAMVQWSFAGGLASASVACNPRIQWCFVKISAMLFKELTSKEMEKMVRPEVKFRMLSLWLPLLCHARNGFTFPALMRFEKDETERAVNHIIGTLSPIDQELILTNWLQDYAISASEWPNLQPSYDRWCNSTRLLAA